DNA from Xiphias gladius isolate SHS-SW01 ecotype Sanya breed wild chromosome 9, ASM1685928v1, whole genome shotgun sequence:
GAAAGATCACAGCAATACAGATCTATTTACAGATTGGTAATGgttctgactgtgtgtgtgtgtgtgtgtgtgtgtgtgtgtgtgtgtgtgtgtgtgtgtgtgtgtgtgtgtgtgtgtgtgtgtgtgtgtgtgtgtgtgtgtgtgtgtgtgtgtgtgtgtgtgtctgtgtgtgtgtgtactgcaggCACCAGcacaacacaatcacacatttggcacacaattacacacacatgaTTGCACGAtcacacctatacacacacacacacacacacacacacaacaaacagaggCTGCTTTTGCCTCCTCATATCCCCTGAGCAGAGAGCAACAAATTGCCACACTGCAGTTTATTATTGATTGGCTTTAATAGTGgtgtattttattattgtctgtgtttttgcacCATCTGCAGGCCTGGGTGTTAATATATGACATTCATTTTTTAGGGATTAAGTTACACCTATTATAACTGCATGTATAGGATAAATAATTTATAGAGTAAAAGtagtaaataatgttttaacaTCTCTGCCCAGACGGCTGTCTCTCATAGGATAAACAGGTTGTGGGTTTTGCTTCTCACCAATGCCATATTACCACATCAAATTGTATATAAATATccatcataaaaacacagtagTAGTCATCATAGAAAACTTCCTAGAAAACATCATAGAAAAACGGGAAACGAGGATGTACAGGCCAGTCCATGAAAAAAGGACAATTACAATGAATAAAATCTTACTGAATTCTATATACACTATGTATTATCATCTACTGTTTTGAATGTGCTAGCTACACAGAAGACAAATATCTATGCTTACATTCTGAATCACAGTAGTCATCAGTTTATCCGGCGTATGACAGTAATCGCCATAGGCAGACTCAAATCATTAAtacattcaactttatttaccTGCCTCCTTGACAAATTTGGTAAATTATTTTCCACACAACAACAAACCTGAGCGACTCTTTAAGTAACTCAAGAGAGCTCCAGCACAGTTATAAGAATAAAATTTAATGAATTTTGTGAGAAATTTGAGCCTTTTTCAGATTCCCAGCAGAAATGGGACACAactacaacaaaacaaaacaaaactgaatgcTAACAGAGATGGGCACAGATTTACAGTGTATTAGAAGCTGCATTAGCTCACCAGAGACATGCTGTATGTTGTTCAAATAGAGATTTCATTTAGTCTTCATCGTCTGTCCCACTGACACCTCGAGGGTGTGGAGCCGGCTGCGTCACTTGTTTGGTCATCCTGCCTGCATCCCAAGACTTGTCGCTGGAAAGTGAAAGCGCACTGACCATGAGTAATTGGTGAAACATGTAGTGTGTTACAAGGTGTTGAAACACCTGAGCCCCAAGAGGAACATGCTCCTCTGCCCTCTCTGCTCTCGCCCTCTGCCTCCTTATTGTCAAGTCATCAGCTGTTTATGAGCTTAGCCAGGTATACCGGTTATAGGACTGCACTAGTTCCACTACTTCACCCTGATTGGTGACAAGCGTTGGTAGCATCCTTCTCCTGTTGGCATTTAGCTTTCAGTGGAAGGATAATAACACAGTACAACCATGAAGTAGAGACAAAAATAGCTCCTGGctgcactttaaaaatgaaaaaaaaaataaataaaaaaataaatgtagactGCATCTATTTTACACGTATACGTGTTTCAGCTAAAAACACTCAGATAAAAGGAGATTGAACCTTTTAGAGCACAATGGTTATACAGATGTATTAGGCAAAAAATGCTCAGTACTCTTGAGGATGCTCCCCAGATGTGATGACATACAACAGACTGCACAGGGGCTCTAGTAAACCTCCATTGGGGTATACAGAGAAGAGCATACAAGATGCACAATGCAAGAGGTTTCACAGTTATTATTAGATATGAATGATATGAATGATCATCAGAGAGAAGCTGTGAGCTGTTGGATCACTTGGCCCAACTAACAGACTAACTTGTTTGAATATAACTAGTGATTGCATGAGTGGCCACACAATGATCAGCTGATAGTCGGCATGGCTTTGAACTAAAGCCAGAAACGCCAAAACACGTAGTTCTGtattatctgtatttttcaaatctttttgaTGTAggctctttttatttatttcttacgTTAAATCTCAAATGTAagaatccaaaaaaaagaaaagaaaaaggaaacccCCCCGCCTCCCCCAGCAGCATTTAGCAACCTCATAGTTAGATGTGGGCTCAGTGTCTGCCCTATCCAGAGACTGCATGGTCAGTCGGATAATGGATGACACTTTAGTTACGGATCTGCGAATGTGTTAAATTCTTGGCATTTGTGTTTTATCCTGGGAACCACCTTTTACCATGTAGggatatatttttattttagtaaagaaCTTTTACTTTGACAAACAACTCTCTCTTATATTCTCAAATTCAAAGTTAGTAAGTACTCTCGATTTCATAGAATTCTTCTCATCCTTCTTCACTGGGAAATAAACCTACaaattttgaattgaatttgtcGGCTGAATTGGTttttagttatattttatttaatattattttataatctttACTTTAAGAATCTTGTCTTCTTCCAAATTATTGGTCGGATGCAAGCCATCTCAGAGAAAATGCCTAAAAATCTTCCTTTAATCATtaatactttaatttaaatatttttaagccCATATTGCTATGTATTTTTAGATTatgaaagcagcagaaaattaatgaaatgcaACCCTTTGTataatttttactttgttgtttagtttttctttgtcattactatatacacgtatatatcAACACACATCATGTCAATCAAAAGGTTACATTTGTTCTTTGTGTGGAATAATCCTCAACAACTTGGTAATGAGTCTATGGTCAAAATGCCGAGCTAATGGTGATACACTTTACTGAACAGTGCTGGATTTCAAATGGAAGACAATATGGGAACTCTTCAATTAGACAACCTCAACCAATTAAACCTGCTCCTTGGATCAAGCTGCTATAAGCTTTAATCTGCCACAGGGCTCTAGCCAGCAGCTGTCTGACATATGTAGACCGTGAGAAGTCATGTTTAATTGTTGGCATTGTTCTCAGTTATCTATCTGCTGGGTGGGAGTTGGGCTTGGTAGCTGAGGCGGTGACTCTCCTCCCCGCACTGCTCGCCGAGATAAGAGCgaaaaaaccacaaatgtgtcAGAAAACACCCCAGTTCACCCTCAGCTTCAAGGATTCTCACTTGTTCACAATGACTGATTCTAACTCGTAAGTACGCCCgtcctctctgttttcagtgaaattgaCTGGATATCCGAATATGTGCACGCAGGAAGGTCAGCGCATGAATATGTCTTTTAGTGATAAGAAGCTGACAGAGGATGATGGTGGAAGTctaaaaaagagcaaaaagaagcaaaagaagGGAGATGCCTGGAGACCAGAGGGACCCAAAGACCCATTCGCCATggtatgtgtctttgtgtgagtgCATATATGCACTGGTGTCTTTACTAGTTTTGATTTGTGACTGTGTGCACACTCATGCCACTCGCATATGAAACAGATAAATGTCTTTTACATGTAGACAAGGTGACTCAAGGTGATTTACCCTTCTGGGTGATTTCAGTCTTCAACCTGTCCTTTCCCTGTCCTGTTCTGTCCTAGCTGGACTCTCTGCCAgaaaagaagcagcaggagaTCCAGAAGGCCCTCCACCTCTTCTCCTTGGGCCCAAGCCTGCCCAAGACCCTGCAGCAGGCCAAGAGACATACCTACCGTTTCTGGGACACACAGCCTGTCCCCAGACTGGGTAAGAAGtaatttctctcctctcccagaAATATtctaaatagtaaaaaaaaacaaaaacaaaagtattggCTCAAACTTATGCTTGAagcaaaagtttgacattttggattaGACTTACTTTGTTTCTTGCATGGATTAGACAAACGAGATATGACATGTCAattttgtgagctttagaggagctggCAGGTGGATATTGTGGCCTTGCgtacagagccaagctagctgcttccccctgtttccGGTCTGTATGCTAAGCAGTTGACagtagccttatatttaacggacagagagtggtatcgatcttctcacctaactctctGCCACAGAACAAATgagagtatttcccaaaaattgAACTACTCCTTTTAGTATTAAAATATGTGCTTTTCACTGTACAGAAATACTGAAAGTCAAAACTTTTGCAAATCCATcttgtgaatatttttaaacCTACATTGTTTATGTCGACTTACGGGCTACTTCTGCCATTTTATTGGCACATTCCCACCTTTTAAAGCACATTACCACCAAATGTTAGACAATTGGCATAAATGTCTATCATATGACCCTGGGTTGTAGATGGGTATGGCagccaagtgtgtgtgcagttagCGGACAAGATTACAAACAATATGGGACCTGCTCAGTAAAGCATTGCTATACAGAGCCACTGTTTTTTCCGTTGCTTAAAGTATCTGTATGAGATTCCATACTaattttgtgaatttaaaataaaataaaaaattgccTATACgttatgtttctatacaaaaTAGTAAGAAGAAGAAGCCCTATAAGCAGTCGCgttataaaaacattataaagtatacattttaaaaagtcattacTGGGAGCATATACATCCTTCactatgaataaaatattcagaataAATTTGATCTACATTGATTTGTAATATAAAATCTTTCCTCTTTATACTTATGTCCTCAGATGGCAATATTACAACTCATGGTCCAATAGCAGAGGGTGAAGTCAGTGTCCGTAAGGAGCCCTACTCTCTACCTCAAGGTTTCTCCTGGGATACTCTGGACCTGAGCAGCCCTGCGGTGGTAAGTTACTAACTGTAAATTACTCCAGAAACTGCACGGACACACAGCTTCGGAATTTCCATCTTTCAGAAGTAAGGGCCTGTACTGCGTTCTGCGGTGAAAGTTGCGGCAGGCAAACGTTTCGCGGTGTGAAGTTCGGGAAAGGTTGACTCAGATTTACTGCAAATTCAATGCTTTTCTTTAATCTCAGCTGACAGAGCTATGCACTCTACTAAATGAGAACTACATGGAGGAAGACGACAACACCATCAGATTTAACTTCTCTCCGGAGTATCTGCAATGGTAAGATCCAAGCAGGtgcattttgtcacttttgatttctgtattttcagaatttgtaccctttttaaaaaaaacatttattaaccATTTTATACATCTAGTGGAGACTGACTGAGTGCACATGCCTCAGACAATCACAGTGAATTTATTTTAGCCTCTGAGTTACACTGGAGGAATTAAAACATTCAGTGTCTGAAAAGGACAAGATAATTTTCCCACTTAACTTTCTACTCTGACCCTCCGACATATTGTATCAGTACAGGTTTGCTACTCTAATCTCTTTGctactgtgttttttctctctgatctgCATAAATGGTATCTCCACCTTCGGGGAAGACTTACAACGAAACATAATAACATTTACTTTGAAACTAATAATTAGCATTCCAGGAACTGGCACAGGTTCCTGGCCCCGAGCTTAACAGAACCTGCTCTATTCATTTAAGCTTAGTCAACTCGTGCTCAATTCTTTAATTGGAAATAGTTATTAATCAGAGTTTATTGAACTCCCCTTACATTTATTCATAGAGTCTAACTTCAGAAACTGTAATTCCTTCCCTCTTAAGGGCTTTACAACCTCCTAACTGGCTGGCCCAGTGGCACTGTGGTGTGCGAGTAGACACCAATAAGAAGTTAGTTGGCTTCATTGCTGCTGTTCCTGCAGATGTCCGTGTATATGAGACGTGAGTAGCTCATAAATGTATGCGAAggtatgtgtttatgtgaatcCTGGTGAGTAATGTTAGTATTCAGAGCACTTGCCAACAAAACGCTCAAAACATATTCTTCAGGCAGACGCGGATGGTACAGGTCAAATTCCTGTGTGTTCATAAGAAGCTGCGCCTCAAGCGGATGACTCCGGTTCTGATCCGTGAGCTCACCAGACGGGTCAACCAGCAGGGTTTCCACCAGGCTGTCTACACAGCTGGCATAGTGCTGCCCACTCCTCTAAGCTCCTGCAGGTAGTAGCTCCTACACAGGGTTGATTCACATTTGATTTAAAGGGGAAGTGAAGCCACAATTATCActtttaaagcccctgaaaaacTATTTTCTCAACAACCTTCTTATTACGACTCTAAATTTGAACGCAACATTTTTGCCAAagctacaacaacaacatgatagatttctgttttcatgggtgctttttttaaaaagtaataacttCAAGCAGCAGGTTGCATTTAACttattttattgcttatttattaatgatgttCAATTCTATGATGAAATTCTTAAgttttgaaaccaagttttcaggcaattaaatgaaaacaagcaaTTTCTTTATCAGTTTATGGGTGTCACTTTCCCCATAATTAGCAAAAACATGCAGTCTTTGTTTGAAGTGTATATGCTTTGTCTTCCAAACAAATCTGTTACAATAGGGTCTACAAATTATCTTCAGTATGTGTATATCTTTGATATTTTACTTATGAGGCAATGTCTACCTTCGCCGTCCCTGTCAAataaactaatcatttcagataCTGGCACCGCCTTCTGAATCCCCAAAAGCTGATGGATGTCAACTACCCGGGTCTGAGACAGAACATGAACCTGCAGAGAGCTCGCAAATTCAACCGCCTGCCTGAGGTGAGTTTGTGCTGCCACCTAGAGACAAAAAACTATTAGTGCCACTAGAGGTCTGACCTTGGCCCAAAAACAATGACCAAAATGTCGGGCTGGCAAAAAAAACggatgaaaaatatcaaaagataACGATTTTAATCATGAGGACCTTATGGTtactgaaaaggttttttttttctgtcctgctatttctttcctctcttttcctccaaGGTGACAAAGACGAAAGGTTTGCGCCCTATGACCAAAAAAGATGTCGCAGGGATACACTCACTACTccagacaaacagcagcaagTTTCATCTCAGCCCCGTCTTGTCTCTTCAGGAAGTAGAGCACTGGCTGTTGCCACGGGAGAATGTGATCGACACTTATGTGGTGGAGGTCTGATTTCACAGTTTGCCAGTTACattatctatatttttcatttctttggaGAGGGAAAAACTTTCCTCgccattttctggaaaaaaaaaaaggccacacaTTACACTGAAGCAGTTACTATAAGAATTCATTCACCTCCCCTCTTCACACACAGGGTGATGATGGTACACTGACAGATGTGGTGAGCTTCTATGGCGTCTCCTCCAAGGTGCTGAATCACGCAGTCCACACTGGCCTGAGAGCGGCTCAACTCCTATGCATTGCCTCTACTGCCACAGACCTGGCTGACCTCATGGAGGACATCCTGGTCCTTGCTAAATCTGTGAGTGTGTCAGGATAAAAATCCCACTGATTTAACAATTGCACAAGGAGTCTGACAGAGTATTTGTAGCAAATGCATGTATTCAGCATGTTCAAATGAGCTAAGATGAGTTAACAAAGTCATAGACAGGCTAGTAATCGGTTGTATATTACTAATTAACTTCCTCAACACTGTGATGTGTAACTAATCCACTAGAACTcataatattcacataacatCCACTGAAGACATTCAAATGATTTCGGATTTCTTTTCCTCCAAACTCACATACATTATGCAGTTGATTATCAATATACTCAGAGTTAGAAGCCAAGAGTTGGCCTATGAGGTTTAGGGTTATtgacataaacatttttcatggatgtgaaaatttgtttttgtgtgtgtcttgacaAAATAAATGCTCTTTTTCCTCGCTGATAGAAACGTTTTGACATCTTCTCTGCGCTTGATGTAATGGATAACAAGGATTTCTTGGAGAAGCTAAAGTTCAGCATCGGTGACGAGTGCCTCCATTACTACCTGTACAACTGGATGTGTCCTAATATGAGCCCAGACAAGGTACTGGTTACTGCTATGTCACCACCTGTCAAGACACGGTCATGCTATGTGTTCAAGGCCCAAAATCCTGTCAGATGTGTGTATTTTGCAAAAATAGCTATGGAATCAGTCCTTTAAGTGGGATGAAACTCTTTGATTCAAATAAATACTACAGTAGAAGTTTGTCATTACACTATTATGGTATCCAGTGCATTAGAAAATGAATACGCATTTTCTTTTAGTGAGAAATTGAAATACATTTAGGGTAATAACACACATAGAACCTAGAAAGAAAACCATGTTTGAAAATGGTTTTAGATAGATTTTAGTATTTGCTAAATTCAGCAGGGATGAGGATACGTGAAGAGGAGCTGCTAAAATGCACCTTTaccaaaactgtaaacacaatcAACAAAGGTAAAATGCTGAAATACAAAGTGGAGCATTGATCTGTAGAATTTTGTGGAATACAAGTTTTCAGCCTCATAGAGTTTACCTTCAGTGGGGATGATGGTTGTGATTGATAGCTGTCCATCATCAGGAATTTATGCTGATGGGCAAATGTTTTACAGGTGGGCTTAGTGTTTCCCAACTAACCTGCCACTGAGAGACGAAGGGAGTGTCGAAGAGGAGAGGACCGGAGTGACTGGCAGGACAGTGGACATCAAActgcatcaacagcatgaataagggtttaaaatacaaactggcaaactgcaaaacacacagtcacagatctatgaaagaaataaagataaaattcTATTTGTAAATGAGTTCTCATCTTGCTGTCACTTATCCACTGGGTTAAGCACTTCTGCAAAAGGGAAATATAATTTCtgacatgattaaaaaataaattaatgtggGTCAGAAAACGATCCCTGTATATCCTGATACcattttgtgagtgtgtgtgtgtgtgtgtgtgtgtgtgtgtgtgtgtgtgtgtgtgtgtgtgtgtgtgtgtgtgtgtgtatgtgtatgtctgggTTCACATAGCTACTAGTGACGTGACACATAATATTAGTAGGACCAATACACAAATTTGATTAGAGgacaaaaacattaatcattctcacacacacacacacacacacacacacacacacacacacacacacacacaaacacataaacatgtaagAAGACACTCATGCATGCACTCAATCTAATACATGCCCATACAATCCAATTTCAGTGTGCATGCAGCAGATACATATTGTCAGGCGTAAATGCAATCAAGTTCAATCTCATCTGGCCGTGATATTGATATAAGATATAAGTTGATGAAAGATCTGCTCCCATGGATTTAACCCCTTCATAAACAAAGCTAGAGTATAACCCAAAGGACAGTGCTATATAGTAATTTATGCTCCCCCAAGCCATATCTCATGCTGCAAGAAAGCATGTCATTCTGTCCTTTTATCACCTTTTTTCCTGAGTTGCTGCTAACAAGCATGTCATTTCACAGTCATTTGTTTATTCTCGACAGAACCCATTTAAAGAGCATGAGCAGCAGGAGGCGCTGCAATGTTAACGGTGGCCTTTTTATTGCAAGCAGCAACAGAGGCACTGTAGATACAGACATCAACTACTTTGCATTTATTGTTGGATGTGTAAGAAAATCATTAACAtaaatcaaatgtgtgtttcCCTGTGTGTTGGAACGACTGGatagttttacctctttgggccCCTCacaatttatcaaatgaaaGAATCAGAAGTTCTCTTTGATACTTCCTTAAGTGGGGCatgtacactcagttgccagtttattaggaacaccaagctaaaacgaatgcagtATAATAAGTATAATAATAACACTCCTGCAATAAGTCCTACCTGAAGGTTACGATgttaagtttttattgaaattgttttacagaggtgttgattctGCTGTacgatcattttggaggatgtagtttgtggtgctgttgaactgtattgcgtTATACAGAGagctgtttctgttatttagcctaccttcattgatataaatgagTCATATCCTTCATGAGGAAGTATTTTTCTGTCCCCTTAGACATCCTATATGACAGTCTTTCCTACAAGGAGGCTCTCCAGGTGTCTTCCAGTTCCTGAAAATAATTTGCCATCCAGTCATTGGATGGAAGACATTGAAGTATAAGACtgcattagctttagctagGAGTTCCTAATTaatggcaactgagtgtatatttcttttatttctaagCAAGCGACTCTGTATTTTGGTTGACTTAACTTGCAAAATGTCACtttccacagaaacacaagccTTACATTGGGCTCCACAATCAGAGAAAGGGGGCGTTTACTGGAAGCACGTGAACGCAGCACCGCCGTGAGTTCGGGCCAATCAGAAGCGAGAAAGCATTTTAAGTTTGAAGTGTCACTAGAGCAGCagaggcaacagcagcagtagcagcgaCAGCGCCTCTCGCCGCAGACCGAGCACCCTGCCCGGGCAGGACGGAGCCCTGTCTCCCCTCAGTTTTGGTGAAGGATGCGTAAAAAAAGCCTGACTGTTCTCTAAGGAAGATTAGGGTCgatctgttttcattgtttctttcattctcgTCGTGGACTCGCTCTCGCCGGCGACTGCGGGCGTGCTCGGGTTGAAGCTAGCGTTGTCACGAACTTTCCAAAACACAGCTAGTGTGCGGTTAAGAGTTAACCGTGGTTTGGTCGTGTTTTGTTTCGACAACTGTCTCACACGGGACAAATCATTGTATCTCAGTGAATTCCTCGTGGTCGAACTTCCATAAATGATTGCAGGTATGTTGCCTTACAGTATGTTGTATTTTGTACCGAGTACGTTGTTGCGATCGAACTTGCACTCCTGTTGATTTCGAGCCATTGGCACAACCTGTGAGCTTCCTGTGAGCCATTTGAAGagtttgatgtgtgtgtaagGAAATGCTCATCCGTCACACTCGTATTTTTATGCAACAAAATGTTACATGCAAGGATGTGATGCGTAGTTTTGTGTCGAAAcgctgtctcacacacacacacacacacacacgcgcacacacacaactactgTCGTTACATTAGTCAAAGTGGTTTCCTTCCTTAAACATCATTCTAGTTCTCACAGTGAGAATACAGTAGAAACTGGAGgaaatctttgctttttatttgacaCTACATAACCCTTCTGCTGTTTTAATCTTGCATCTGAAAACCCCTACTTGctatttgtgcctttttttttttttttaaggtttgtgCCATGCATAACTGCATCCTATGAAGAGAACAATGCTCAATAGTCCATTCaatttttaggctttttttttttttttttttttttaattctttcacCCGCTGTCTAACTTTGGCAGATTAGTCAGCAGAGACTATTTGAGTGGCTTTCCTGCCCCTCTTTCCACAGCCAAGATCTAACCCTGAGCAGTCCCTCTGTAAACAGTGACCGAGGGGAGTGAACATTTTAGTGCCTTGTTGTACAAAAACACCTGTGAAAACAAAGTGATAAAAAAGTCTGAGAACGCTGGGATTGCCTCACAACCCACTATCACTATGTACATTATTTTTCCAACTCTGCTGTGGTGAAAAGGATTACAGTAATGTCACTAAAAACTAGATTATCTAAGTTAGCGTGTAGCCTGAAGTTCATTACACAGTATCTTTTGAAATGTACTGCGTGAAAATGTATCCCACATTTACTTCAGTTACTCACTTGCTTCCAAGAGGTACTacagtttcttttaattttgtgctATCTATCACTTTAAGAGTAGTTGatacttttttaataaaaatgctgaacagAATGAAACTCATCCAAGCCTCACATCGGAGGGATATGGTATTTGAGGCTTGCCCAACTGTAGTTTTCCCACTGTAGTGGCCTGTGTCACAACAGCCGGGCTGGTgttgagcaaaacaaaaaaaaagatgtgtgcCTCGATAAGACATgctcagtgtgtatgtgtcaggaCAGCGCATGATTGTGTTACTCTGCGGCTCAATAATAACTGAGCGTGCTGCTTTGTGTTACTTTTGCGGAGCTGGGAAATAACAGAAAGTTGATGGACAAAGCGCACTCGCCACTGAGCAGTATCCAGCCTGTGCAGAGCA
Protein-coding regions in this window:
- the LOC120794471 gene encoding glycylpeptide N-tetradecanoyltransferase 1-like isoform X2, translating into MTDSNSDKKLTEDDGGSLKKSKKKQKKGDAWRPEGPKDPFAMLDSLPEKKQQEIQKALHLFSLGPSLPKTLQQAKRHTYRFWDTQPVPRLDGNITTHGPIAEGEVSVRKEPYSLPQGFSWDTLDLSSPAVLTELCTLLNENYMEEDDNTIRFNFSPEYLQWALQPPNWLAQWHCGVRVDTNKKLVGFIAAVPADVRVYETQTRMVQVKFLCVHKKLRLKRMTPVLIRELTRRVNQQGFHQAVYTAGIVLPTPLSSCRYWHRLLNPQKLMDVNYPGLRQNMNLQRARKFNRLPEVTKTKGLRPMTKKDVAGIHSLLQTNSSKFHLSPVLSLQEVEHWLLPRENVIDTYVVEGDDGTLTDVVSFYGVSSKVLNHAVHTGLRAAQLLCIASTATDLADLMEDILVLAKSKRFDIFSALDVMDNKDFLEKLKFSIGDECLHYYLYNWMCPNMSPDKVGLVFPN
- the LOC120794471 gene encoding glycylpeptide N-tetradecanoyltransferase 1-like isoform X1; translation: MKKTPKKYSKCITLCAPVVKLTGYPNMCTQEGQRMNMSFSDKKLTEDDGGSLKKSKKKQKKGDAWRPEGPKDPFAMLDSLPEKKQQEIQKALHLFSLGPSLPKTLQQAKRHTYRFWDTQPVPRLDGNITTHGPIAEGEVSVRKEPYSLPQGFSWDTLDLSSPAVLTELCTLLNENYMEEDDNTIRFNFSPEYLQWALQPPNWLAQWHCGVRVDTNKKLVGFIAAVPADVRVYETQTRMVQVKFLCVHKKLRLKRMTPVLIRELTRRVNQQGFHQAVYTAGIVLPTPLSSCRYWHRLLNPQKLMDVNYPGLRQNMNLQRARKFNRLPEVTKTKGLRPMTKKDVAGIHSLLQTNSSKFHLSPVLSLQEVEHWLLPRENVIDTYVVEGDDGTLTDVVSFYGVSSKVLNHAVHTGLRAAQLLCIASTATDLADLMEDILVLAKSKRFDIFSALDVMDNKDFLEKLKFSIGDECLHYYLYNWMCPNMSPDKVGLVFPN